One segment of Paenibacillus rhizovicinus DNA contains the following:
- a CDS encoding ABC transporter permease: MDRLLPLIQNETLKIWKKKRFFVIIAVLMILIPIFTYAQMKISQTNKQHFKDWRNQLVQQINEYQNMLSSDRIPDEWKRSRRIAVQQLQYYLDHNVNPNSPDGVTFTRSFMSNAVTLFFPLLVLSIASDLVSGERTAGTIKMLLTRPVRRWKILLSKLVALTLYVSLTVVVSAVLCYLISGAVFGYEGWNIPVFTGFVIQGSSIESSLVHAVPQWLYLMMEAGLIWVSSMTVALMALMVSVLVRSTAASIVTMMAAVISGTILSSMSSSWHSAKFIFSVNLQLTDYLAGSPPPITGMTLGFSLFVLALWAVGSLAVSFSVFTKQDIMN; this comes from the coding sequence TTGGATAGATTGCTGCCGCTCATACAGAACGAGACGCTAAAGATATGGAAGAAGAAACGGTTTTTCGTCATTATCGCCGTACTGATGATTCTGATCCCGATCTTCACGTACGCGCAGATGAAAATCTCCCAGACGAACAAGCAGCATTTCAAGGACTGGCGCAATCAGCTGGTCCAGCAAATCAACGAATACCAGAACATGCTCTCCAGCGACCGGATTCCGGACGAGTGGAAGCGCTCGCGCAGAATCGCGGTGCAGCAGCTGCAGTACTATCTGGATCACAACGTCAATCCGAATTCGCCGGACGGCGTAACGTTTACGCGCAGCTTCATGTCGAACGCGGTTACCTTGTTCTTTCCGCTGCTCGTCCTGTCCATTGCATCCGATCTCGTCTCGGGTGAACGAACCGCGGGTACGATCAAAATGCTGCTGACAAGGCCTGTTCGACGGTGGAAAATACTGCTCAGCAAACTCGTTGCGCTTACGCTGTACGTTTCATTAACCGTTGTGGTCAGCGCCGTTCTCTGTTATCTTATATCAGGCGCGGTGTTCGGCTACGAGGGGTGGAACATACCTGTGTTTACAGGTTTCGTGATTCAAGGTTCCTCCATCGAAAGCAGCTTGGTCCATGCGGTGCCTCAATGGCTCTACTTAATGATGGAAGCGGGCTTGATCTGGGTATCTTCCATGACCGTGGCTTTAATGGCCTTAATGGTGTCCGTGCTCGTTCGCAGCACGGCCGCGAGCATCGTGACCATGATGGCGGCCGTCATCTCGGGCACGATATTATCCAGCATGTCTTCCTCGTGGCACAGCGCCAAATTCATCTTCTCCGTTAATTTGCAGCTGACCGATTATTTGGCTGGCTCGCCGCCGCCGATCACGGGCATGACGCTCGGTTTCTCGCTGTTCGTACTGGCGCTATGGGCCGTCGGTTCCCTTGCCGTTTCGTTCTCCGTCTTTACGAAACAGGACATCATGAATTAG
- the gyrA gene encoding DNA gyrase subunit A, which produces MSMLEQFLPAFLEEVVGDRFGRYSKYIIQDRAIPDVRDGLKPVQRRILYAMYDAGNTPDKGYRKSAKTVGDVMGNYHPHGDSSIYEGMVRMAQPWKMAHMLIDGHGNWGSIDDDPAAAMRYTEARLSPIAMELLRDIEKRTVLFKDNFDNTTKEPVVLPSRYPNLLVNGVSGISSGFATEIPPHNLREVINACMAMMDNPEIELEQLMTIVKGPDFPTGGLIMGEDGIRDAYQTGKGRIYHRSKTEIEELKGGRQQLVITEIPFQVVKSRLVTAMENIRIEKKVEGIAEVRDESGRNGLRIVVELKKEADAPGILAYLLKKTDLQVAYNFNMVAIVNKAPQQLGLKAILSAYIAHQKEVVTLRSRYELEKAEDRAHVLEGLAKALNILDEVIAAIKASKNRQDAQNNLVAKFGFSERQADAILTLQLYRLTNLEITSIEKELKDIQKKIAYLRSILDSEKKLIGVIKDELTEIREKYGIDRRADIQSEVEELKVNLEVIVAAEDVFVTLSQDGYIKRTSKLSFTRSGGELASAGVKDGDVIRTLLDVNTIDQLLLFTRKGQYYQLPVHLIPEFKWKDTGTAVVNVVPMPKDDSIISVMPIKDFEAPGKTLVFVTKRGQVKRSELKDYKSSRSTAIAAVKVADGDEVLRVIPSDNAKELLLVTKTGMSIRFAESEVNTMGRVAAGVRGIALREDDEIVAAEMVSGDEGEILVMTDLGFAKRSLLLDYPVQGRGGKGVATFEFKEGKRVRPNGERLIGGLLCKEERELVLLSSSGASFEASTEKAPIEDRKSTGRAILPVDKKDGLVALFVRADLQQHTD; this is translated from the coding sequence ATGAGTATGCTGGAACAATTTTTACCGGCGTTCCTGGAAGAGGTCGTAGGCGACCGATTCGGACGCTATTCCAAATACATCATTCAAGACCGCGCCATTCCCGACGTTCGCGACGGGCTTAAGCCGGTGCAGCGGCGTATCTTGTACGCCATGTATGATGCGGGCAACACCCCGGACAAAGGGTATCGCAAGTCCGCCAAGACCGTTGGGGATGTCATGGGCAACTATCATCCCCACGGAGATTCGTCCATCTACGAAGGCATGGTCCGTATGGCACAGCCTTGGAAAATGGCGCATATGCTCATTGACGGCCACGGCAACTGGGGCTCGATCGATGACGACCCGGCCGCGGCGATGCGGTATACGGAAGCTCGGCTGTCGCCGATCGCGATGGAGCTTCTTCGCGACATCGAGAAACGAACGGTCTTGTTCAAAGATAATTTCGATAACACGACGAAAGAACCGGTCGTCCTGCCGTCCCGTTATCCGAACCTGCTGGTTAACGGCGTAAGCGGCATTTCGTCCGGGTTTGCAACGGAAATCCCGCCTCATAACCTTCGGGAAGTCATCAATGCGTGCATGGCGATGATGGACAATCCGGAGATCGAGCTCGAACAGCTGATGACGATCGTGAAGGGGCCGGATTTCCCGACAGGCGGTCTCATTATGGGCGAAGACGGCATCCGCGATGCGTATCAAACCGGCAAGGGACGGATCTATCACCGCTCCAAGACGGAAATCGAGGAACTTAAGGGCGGCCGCCAGCAGCTCGTGATTACGGAAATTCCGTTTCAGGTCGTCAAATCCCGTCTCGTTACCGCGATGGAGAACATCCGGATCGAGAAGAAGGTGGAAGGCATCGCGGAAGTGCGCGACGAAAGCGGCCGGAACGGACTGCGCATCGTCGTGGAATTGAAGAAAGAAGCTGACGCGCCGGGGATCTTGGCGTATTTGCTGAAAAAAACCGATCTGCAGGTTGCCTATAACTTCAACATGGTCGCGATCGTTAACAAGGCGCCGCAGCAATTAGGACTCAAAGCCATTCTAAGCGCCTATATCGCGCATCAGAAAGAAGTCGTCACTCTCCGCTCGCGATATGAGCTGGAGAAAGCGGAAGACCGTGCACATGTGCTGGAAGGGCTTGCGAAGGCACTTAACATATTGGACGAGGTCATCGCCGCGATCAAAGCATCGAAGAACCGCCAAGACGCGCAGAACAACCTCGTAGCGAAGTTCGGATTCTCCGAACGCCAAGCGGATGCCATTCTGACGCTGCAATTGTACCGGCTGACGAATTTGGAGATTACATCCATCGAGAAAGAGCTCAAGGATATTCAGAAGAAAATCGCTTACCTTCGTTCGATTCTGGACAGCGAGAAGAAACTGATCGGCGTCATTAAGGACGAGCTGACGGAAATCCGCGAGAAATACGGCATTGACCGCCGCGCCGATATCCAAAGCGAAGTGGAAGAGCTGAAAGTGAACCTGGAGGTCATCGTCGCGGCGGAAGACGTATTCGTTACGCTTAGCCAAGACGGGTACATCAAGCGCACGTCAAAGCTGTCGTTCACAAGATCGGGCGGCGAGCTGGCAAGCGCCGGCGTCAAGGACGGCGACGTCATCCGCACGCTGCTCGACGTGAATACGATCGACCAGCTGCTGCTGTTCACGCGCAAAGGCCAGTATTACCAGCTGCCGGTCCATCTCATTCCGGAGTTCAAATGGAAGGATACCGGGACCGCGGTCGTAAACGTCGTGCCGATGCCGAAGGACGACAGCATCATCAGCGTGATGCCGATCAAAGATTTCGAGGCGCCGGGCAAAACGCTTGTCTTCGTAACAAAACGCGGTCAAGTGAAGCGTTCCGAATTGAAAGACTACAAATCTTCCCGTTCAACGGCTATAGCCGCCGTTAAGGTGGCCGACGGGGATGAAGTGCTGCGCGTCATTCCGAGCGATAATGCGAAGGAACTGCTGCTCGTGACGAAGACGGGCATGAGCATCCGGTTCGCGGAGAGCGAAGTGAACACGATGGGGCGCGTCGCGGCAGGCGTACGCGGCATCGCGCTTCGCGAAGACGATGAAATCGTTGCCGCGGAAATGGTCAGTGGGGATGAAGGCGAAATTCTGGTCATGACTGATCTGGGCTTCGCGAAACGTTCCTTGCTGCTTGATTATCCCGTACAGGGAAGAGGCGGCAAAGGGGTAGCCACCTTCGAATTCAAGGAAGGCAAGCGCGTGCGTCCGAACGGCGAGCGTCTGATCGGCGGTTTATTGTGCAAAGAAGAACGGGAGCTTGTCCTGCTGTCTTCGTCGGGCGCATCATTCGAGGCTTCGACCGAGAAAGCGCCGATCGAGGACCGCAAATCGACCGGACGCGCGATATTGCCAGTCGATAAGAAAGACGGTCTCGTCGCGCTGTTCGTCCGGGCGGATTTGCAGCAGCATACGGATTGA
- the parE gene encoding DNA topoisomerase IV subunit B — protein MTDQLDLIAGEKNSAAGNYDADDIQVLEGLTAVRKRPGMYIGSTSTSGLHHLVWEIVDNAVDEHLAKFCSAIDVSINGDGSVTVRDNGRGIPTGMHKTGIPTPQVVFTILHAGGKFGGGGYKKSGGLHGVGASVTNALSEWLEVEIYRDGKIHKQRFEYWVDKNGKEHVGEPVTGLEIIGNTNRTGTKITFKPDSRVFHGNISINYDTLSERLQEIAFLNSGLKVNVKDSRGGKEDQYYYEGGARQFVQFLNEDKTVLHDVIHFSGERDDIEVEVALQYNDGYTETMASFVNAIPTRGGGTHETGFKTAYTRVMNDYARKNALLKEKDKNLDGNDLREGMMAVINIKMADVEFVGQTKDQLGSSSARSAVDAIVSEKMQVFLEENPQVAQSLLKKAIQASRAREAARKARDEIRSGKKKSESSNLNGKLSPAQSKDVSRTELFIVEGDSAGGSAKQGRDSKYQAILPLKGKPMNPEKAKLLDILKNDEYKAVIAAIGSGIGPEFDAESCNYSKIIIMTDADTDGAHIQVLLLTFFYRYMKPLIDSGRVFIAQPPLYKITRKSGKLETVRYAWSDEQLQNYLKEFGKNFELQRYKGLGEMNPEQLWETTMNQETRTLLQVQIEDAAKAERRVSTLMGDKVDPRKRWIVENVDFTEYEE, from the coding sequence ATGACTGATCAGCTGGATCTGATTGCGGGCGAGAAAAATTCGGCTGCCGGCAACTACGACGCGGATGACATTCAGGTGCTGGAAGGGTTGACCGCCGTCCGCAAACGCCCTGGGATGTATATCGGGAGCACGAGCACCTCGGGTCTTCATCATCTAGTCTGGGAAATCGTCGATAATGCGGTCGATGAGCATCTGGCCAAATTTTGTTCCGCAATCGACGTCTCGATCAACGGGGACGGTTCGGTAACCGTGCGCGACAACGGCCGGGGCATTCCGACGGGCATGCATAAAACCGGCATTCCGACGCCGCAGGTCGTCTTCACGATCCTGCACGCGGGCGGTAAATTCGGCGGCGGCGGATATAAGAAATCCGGCGGTTTGCACGGCGTGGGCGCTTCGGTTACGAACGCGTTGTCGGAGTGGCTGGAAGTGGAGATTTACCGCGACGGGAAGATACATAAACAGCGTTTTGAATATTGGGTGGACAAGAACGGCAAAGAGCATGTCGGCGAGCCGGTGACCGGCTTGGAAATCATCGGGAATACGAACCGCACGGGAACGAAGATTACGTTCAAGCCCGATTCCCGCGTTTTCCACGGCAACATTTCCATCAACTACGACACGCTCTCGGAACGGCTGCAGGAAATCGCGTTTCTGAATTCCGGCTTGAAAGTTAACGTGAAGGACAGCCGAGGCGGCAAAGAAGATCAATATTATTACGAGGGCGGCGCGAGGCAGTTCGTGCAGTTCCTGAACGAAGACAAAACCGTGCTGCACGACGTCATTCATTTTTCCGGCGAACGCGACGATATCGAAGTCGAAGTGGCGCTGCAATACAACGACGGTTATACCGAAACGATGGCCTCATTCGTAAACGCCATTCCGACAAGGGGCGGCGGCACGCACGAAACCGGCTTCAAAACGGCGTACACGCGCGTCATGAACGACTATGCACGGAAGAACGCCTTGTTGAAAGAGAAAGACAAGAACCTCGACGGCAACGATTTGCGCGAAGGCATGATGGCCGTTATCAATATTAAAATGGCGGACGTGGAATTCGTCGGCCAGACGAAGGATCAACTGGGCAGCTCGTCGGCCAGAAGCGCCGTCGATGCGATCGTTTCCGAGAAAATGCAAGTTTTCCTGGAAGAGAACCCGCAAGTGGCGCAATCGCTGTTGAAGAAGGCGATTCAAGCCTCGAGAGCGCGCGAAGCGGCGCGCAAGGCCCGCGACGAAATTCGCAGCGGCAAGAAGAAGAGCGAGAGCTCCAATCTGAACGGCAAGCTTTCGCCCGCGCAGTCCAAGGACGTCTCGCGGACGGAATTATTCATCGTCGAAGGCGATTCCGCCGGCGGATCGGCGAAGCAAGGACGCGATTCCAAATACCAAGCCATTCTTCCGCTCAAAGGCAAGCCGATGAACCCGGAGAAGGCGAAGCTGCTCGATATCTTGAAGAATGACGAATATAAGGCGGTTATTGCGGCGATCGGTTCCGGCATCGGTCCTGAATTCGACGCAGAATCGTGTAACTATAGCAAAATCATCATCATGACGGATGCGGATACCGACGGCGCGCACATTCAAGTGCTGCTGCTGACGTTCTTTTACCGCTACATGAAGCCGTTGATCGACTCCGGCCGCGTCTTCATCGCGCAGCCGCCGCTATACAAGATCACGCGCAAATCCGGCAAGCTGGAAACCGTTCGTTATGCATGGTCGGACGAGCAGCTGCAGAACTATTTGAAGGAGTTCGGCAAAAACTTCGAGCTTCAGCGCTATAAAGGACTAGGCGAGATGAATCCGGAACAGCTGTGGGAAACGACGATGAACCAGGAAACCCGTACGCTTCTGCAAGTGCAGATCGAAGATGCCGCGAAAGCGGAACGACGCGTTTCCACGCTGATGGGCGATAAGGTCGATCCGCGCAAACGGTGGATCGTGGAGAACGTCGACTTTACGGAGTACGAGGAATAA